One genomic segment of Catalinimonas alkaloidigena includes these proteins:
- the lpxK gene encoding tetraacyldisaccharide 4'-kinase: MSSLLRPLRWVLSPLAGIYWGITALRNHLFNIGYTPSLSFEPLIISVGNLSVGGTGKSPMIEYLVRMLSKEYDLAILSRGYRRKTSGVRLAGENDTAETLGDEPFQFYRKFAGTSKSGRKVVVAVGEERALAIPEILHHHPEVKLILLDDAFQHRKVKADVQILLTTYQRPFYQDRILPLGLLRESRKGARRADIVVVTKCPENIGEEERQKMTKRVHAYAAKDVLVLFSTISYQEPKTVFKTEEKLEEPLLLFSGIANADLFAHYARQQFNVCEDIRWGDHHRYSESDVQKVQRIMKTSGAKSALTTEKDMVKLLEPVQSQLWEAIPLYYLPIQLSFLESESNFQQYISHKLRSVEKE; encoded by the coding sequence TTGAGCTCCTTGTTACGTCCCCTTCGCTGGGTACTGTCCCCTTTAGCAGGAATTTACTGGGGAATAACCGCTTTACGTAATCACCTGTTCAACATTGGCTATACGCCTTCACTGAGCTTTGAACCGCTGATCATCAGCGTGGGCAATCTGAGTGTAGGTGGCACCGGCAAGTCGCCCATGATTGAATATCTGGTAAGGATGTTGAGCAAAGAATATGATTTAGCCATACTGAGCAGGGGATACCGTCGTAAGACTAGTGGAGTACGTTTGGCTGGAGAAAATGATACTGCTGAAACCCTGGGAGATGAACCTTTTCAGTTTTATCGCAAATTCGCCGGGACAAGCAAGTCAGGTAGAAAAGTGGTGGTAGCAGTAGGTGAAGAGCGGGCGCTGGCGATCCCTGAGATTCTGCATCACCATCCGGAGGTAAAGCTCATACTATTGGACGATGCTTTTCAGCACCGCAAGGTGAAAGCGGATGTGCAGATATTGTTGACTACCTATCAGCGTCCATTTTATCAGGATCGTATATTACCTTTGGGCCTGCTGAGAGAGAGCAGAAAAGGGGCGCGGCGGGCAGATATCGTGGTAGTCACTAAATGTCCGGAAAATATAGGAGAAGAAGAGCGGCAAAAGATGACAAAGAGGGTACACGCTTATGCGGCTAAAGATGTGCTGGTTTTGTTTTCAACCATCAGCTATCAGGAGCCGAAAACAGTATTTAAAACAGAAGAAAAATTGGAGGAGCCTTTGCTGTTATTCTCAGGTATTGCCAATGCTGACCTTTTTGCTCACTATGCCCGACAACAATTTAATGTATGTGAAGATATAAGATGGGGAGATCATCACCGTTATAGTGAGTCGGATGTACAAAAAGTACAGCGCATAATGAAAACAAGTGGTGCGAAGTCTGCGCTTACCACTGAAAAGGACATGGTAAAATTATTGGAACCTGTACAAAGCCAGCTATGGGAAGCTATCCCGCTTTATTACCTGCCAATACAACTTTCATTTTTAGAGAGTGAAAGCAATTTTCAGCAATATATCAGCCATAAATTACGATCAGTAGAAAAAGAATAA
- a CDS encoding FecR family protein, producing the protein MGQAQEDIWSLIGKYLSDELSEKEKQKLQSWKESKAENQTTFDQVLHMWEQTPRPADDYHPEVDKGWQRFKFRAESEQEYYQKEHAENKPLAKVVHWGYQRIAAIAASVVLLLSAGTWWWYSTGTPEMLTLSTGENERTTLLLPDSSQVWLNENSQLQYAEEFNVEHRLVHLSGEAFFEIKEAEGRRFTIFSEGAKTEVIGTSFNLRAYPDTPVKVQVVSGKVAFSPADDDNAVFLEPGYEATLGSEKKAIEKKEPIENPNFRAWQNQHIQFQNTSLQEVIDVLEDVYHTDIQLNNPDLANCRYTATFEGEQLQDVLHVLSVTGNLSFERQGSTYMISGQGCQ; encoded by the coding sequence ATGGGACAAGCTCAAGAAGATATCTGGTCACTTATTGGAAAATATCTCAGCGACGAACTTTCTGAAAAGGAAAAACAAAAGCTTCAATCCTGGAAAGAGAGCAAAGCTGAGAATCAGACTACTTTTGACCAGGTGCTACACATGTGGGAACAAACACCTCGCCCTGCTGACGACTATCATCCGGAGGTAGACAAAGGCTGGCAGCGGTTTAAGTTCCGGGCAGAAAGTGAGCAAGAGTATTACCAGAAAGAGCATGCAGAAAATAAACCTTTAGCCAAAGTAGTCCACTGGGGTTATCAGCGTATTGCAGCTATTGCTGCTTCTGTCGTTCTGCTCTTGTCTGCCGGAACCTGGTGGTGGTACAGCACAGGTACTCCCGAAATGCTTACGCTAAGTACCGGTGAAAATGAACGGACCACACTCCTGCTCCCGGATAGCAGCCAGGTATGGCTTAACGAAAACAGTCAGCTACAGTACGCTGAAGAGTTTAATGTTGAGCATCGCTTAGTTCATTTGAGCGGCGAAGCATTCTTTGAAATCAAAGAAGCAGAAGGGAGAAGGTTTACCATCTTCAGTGAAGGCGCCAAAACTGAAGTGATCGGTACTTCTTTTAACCTCAGGGCTTATCCTGACACACCAGTAAAGGTACAGGTGGTGAGCGGAAAGGTAGCTTTCTCGCCTGCTGATGATGACAATGCGGTATTCCTTGAACCGGGCTATGAAGCTACGCTGGGTAGTGAAAAGAAGGCTATTGAAAAGAAAGAGCCTATAGAAAACCCGAACTTCAGAGCATGGCAAAATCAGCATATACAGTTTCAGAATACCAGCCTTCAGGAGGTAATTGATGTACTGGAAGATGTGTACCATACAGATATACAATTGAATAATCCCGATCTGGCCAACTGCCGATATACGGCAACTTTTGAAGGAGAGCAGCTGCAAGATGTACTGCACGTGCTGTCTGTCACCGGAAACTTGTCATTTGAGCGACAAGGCTCAACATACATGATCTCCGGCCAGGGTTGCCAATAA
- a CDS encoding putative porin, which translates to MNNKFANLLLFLVVMLLLSDFAYAQRVVIPGDTATSNRQNKEDSVQYGPATTSYIYEDAFKYNRVKYDTLDTLIEFAHRYDRVEAVGSKRQYLGTLGTANRSIFPQIPEVSGATSGLNAYDIYVNEPKSVRYYDTRSPYSQLYLTFGGNNRSVVDVDFARNVTPNWSVGAAVRTITADKQSARSSRGDRRSESYFLEFSTFFRSKNERYHLMAHYGRLNHRVNETGGIVGDAFDDDLFEDFFRYNNSDIYLNSFVNREFRLNYHVYHEYKLNDRLQLYHEFDRRHQNTFFFYEPPSGTIDPDGYFRRILVDTTGTADRVNYDELDTEVGLKGDLGPLFYSVHYRLRRPEMDYLFAEDTSNLELYGGFDLRLELGENTFLRGGADYQSTQNYRIEAAFNSPILKGSYTRSRNLPAYLALRYLGNHNAWENDFEPIGMDQITGSIEYQFPYIYLRPFVTLTNVNRPIYYQRDTPIRADTLLLQSKQAVPVQADGAAQILSPGLEFSFDFLKKMHFQGEVIYTLTTGRATEAFAIPSLYTNGSLYYQSKLIDDKITLQVGVDFQALPSYLAYDYDVGTQQFFIQQQLYGTEEQLLDNFDTPLPNEIGYVVFDAFLNLKVRTAIVYVKMPYVNQGMLENGYFATPYYVGQPRVLDLGIKWQFFD; encoded by the coding sequence TTGAACAATAAGTTTGCTAACCTCCTACTTTTTTTAGTCGTTATGCTATTGCTCTCTGACTTTGCATATGCTCAGAGAGTGGTGATTCCCGGGGATACAGCTACCAGCAACCGCCAGAACAAGGAGGATTCGGTGCAATATGGTCCTGCTACCACCAGCTACATTTACGAGGATGCCTTTAAGTATAACAGGGTAAAGTATGATACGCTGGATACTTTGATTGAGTTTGCTCATCGTTATGACCGGGTAGAGGCTGTAGGTAGCAAACGACAATATCTGGGTACACTGGGTACGGCCAACCGCTCAATATTTCCTCAGATTCCTGAAGTAAGCGGAGCTACCTCAGGACTAAATGCCTACGACATATATGTCAATGAGCCTAAGAGTGTTAGGTATTACGATACCCGCTCTCCTTATTCTCAGTTATATCTCACCTTCGGGGGCAATAACCGGAGCGTAGTAGATGTGGACTTTGCCAGAAATGTAACGCCCAACTGGAGTGTAGGAGCGGCAGTAAGGACAATAACCGCTGACAAGCAAAGCGCGAGAAGTAGCCGGGGTGACCGACGATCAGAATCCTATTTTCTGGAGTTCTCCACTTTTTTTCGTTCCAAAAATGAACGCTATCATCTTATGGCGCACTACGGCAGGCTGAACCACAGAGTAAATGAGACCGGGGGCATAGTAGGCGATGCTTTTGATGATGACCTTTTTGAGGATTTCTTTCGGTACAACAATTCTGATATATACCTAAATAGCTTCGTAAACCGGGAATTCAGGCTTAATTATCACGTGTACCATGAGTACAAGCTGAACGATCGCTTGCAACTCTATCATGAGTTTGATCGTCGTCATCAGAATACTTTTTTCTTTTATGAACCTCCTTCCGGCACCATTGACCCGGATGGATATTTCAGAAGAATTCTGGTAGATACGACTGGAACTGCTGACAGGGTTAATTATGACGAGCTGGACACGGAGGTGGGACTCAAGGGAGACCTGGGACCGTTGTTCTATAGTGTGCATTACCGACTGCGTCGCCCGGAGATGGACTATCTTTTTGCGGAAGATACTTCTAACCTGGAACTCTACGGTGGCTTTGACCTTCGTCTGGAGTTGGGAGAGAATACATTTCTGCGTGGTGGTGCTGATTATCAATCTACGCAAAACTACCGCATAGAAGCCGCGTTTAATAGTCCAATCCTGAAAGGTAGCTATACGCGCTCAAGGAATCTGCCTGCCTATCTTGCTTTGCGCTATCTGGGCAACCATAATGCCTGGGAAAATGATTTTGAGCCAATAGGTATGGACCAGATTACTGGTTCCATTGAGTATCAGTTCCCTTACATCTATCTGCGCCCTTTTGTGACCCTTACCAATGTAAACAGGCCCATCTACTACCAACGTGACACCCCTATACGAGCTGATACATTACTTTTACAAAGCAAGCAGGCGGTTCCAGTACAGGCAGATGGCGCTGCTCAAATCCTTTCTCCCGGACTGGAGTTCTCTTTTGACTTTCTGAAAAAGATGCATTTTCAGGGAGAAGTAATTTACACGCTTACGACCGGCAGGGCTACTGAAGCCTTTGCCATACCCTCACTTTATACCAATGGTAGCCTTTATTATCAGAGTAAACTGATAGATGACAAAATCACCTTGCAGGTAGGCGTTGACTTTCAGGCACTACCCTCATATCTGGCCTATGATTATGATGTGGGAACGCAGCAGTTTTTTATCCAGCAGCAGTTGTATGGTACTGAGGAACAGCTATTGGATAATTTTGACACACCACTTCCCAATGAGATAGGGTACGTGGTTTTTGATGCCTTCCTGAACCTGAAGGTGCGTACTGCAATTGTATATGTTAAAATGCCCTATGTCAATCAGGGCATGTTAGAGAACGGCTACTTTGCCACGCCTTACTATGTAGGGCAACCCCGTGTACTGGATCTGGGTATCAAGTGGCAGTTCTTCGATTAG
- a CDS encoding tRNA-(ms[2]io[6]A)-hydroxylase, with the protein MIEPKQTILKLQLPTDPRWVTLVDENLEEILTDHAYCEQKAASSCISLIIQFPERDKLVEVLTPIVAEEWEHFSRVVYQLRKRGYTLGKKRTDAYVVELGKQERKGGRIERQLMDKLLINALIEARSCERFKILWKNLQEEELKQFYYELMASEAGHYVTFIKLAKEYMPEDVVKARWEELLKIEADIISRMEVRADRMH; encoded by the coding sequence ATGATAGAACCAAAACAGACGATTCTCAAATTACAGTTGCCCACTGATCCGCGCTGGGTGACACTGGTAGACGAAAATCTGGAAGAAATACTCACAGACCATGCTTATTGTGAGCAGAAGGCAGCTTCTTCCTGTATTTCATTGATCATTCAGTTTCCTGAAAGAGACAAGCTGGTAGAAGTATTGACGCCAATTGTGGCCGAAGAATGGGAACATTTCAGCAGAGTAGTATATCAGCTTAGAAAGCGAGGCTATACACTGGGAAAGAAACGTACCGATGCTTATGTAGTGGAATTAGGCAAGCAGGAACGAAAAGGGGGACGCATAGAACGTCAGCTGATGGACAAACTGCTAATCAATGCCTTAATAGAGGCACGCAGTTGTGAGCGCTTTAAAATCCTCTGGAAGAATCTACAGGAAGAAGAGCTTAAGCAGTTTTATTACGAACTTATGGCTTCCGAAGCTGGACATTATGTTACCTTTATCAAACTGGCGAAGGAGTATATGCCTGAAGATGTGGTGAAAGCCCGTTGGGAAGAGTTGCTAAAGATAGAAGCGGATATTATCAGTCGTATGGAAGTAAGAGCCGACAGAATGCATTAG
- a CDS encoding DUF4974 domain-containing protein, with the protein MKLATIIHMAWLCLAIYPLHQDSILNQKVSLSYRDAPITEIIQNIQREYEVRFSYLNNEIPEDIKVTINLENQPLYLALDKIFEETMISYQVVSGQVILKKNLQKVKKESTPEEEKQETKVSSQGSVHNRATPPAPGYTAENEEADSLAEANDNTASVSISKQPQVISTIPTEKVKPNQKEAHEIPEKSLENSANTQNNRPDIPTNKKREKTNLGRRFERVGIGLRKLFQKMPGEDENDYERKSFQFGLIYPLSTNGTQAGKYVNEFSLNLLVGYAAGLDGVEFSGFGNIENDFVRGAQFAGFFNVVKNDVDGAQFAGFANVNGGNMKGGQFAGFINTAAGEVEGIQASGFMNMSTGYTKGAQLSGFMNVVTDNAQALQAAGFGNFTSGDMSGGQLSGFINYSHDANVQLAGFMNVASGDVEGFQGSGFINLARNVKGAQLGVFNVADSVDGIPIGFLSIVRKNGYRRLEVWGSETLHANVGFKIGVEKFYNIFAFGSQFAAESLRWGFGYGVGTQLNLSSRDHLNIDLMSFQVEEDGDRVFENTELNLLNTLRIAYNHQFSEHFGIFVAPTFNVMVSQRRNDIDGSIGTDLAPWTVFDRTYSGTNLQMWPGFHLGLRF; encoded by the coding sequence ATGAAACTGGCTACGATTATTCATATGGCCTGGCTTTGCCTGGCCATTTACCCTCTGCATCAGGACTCTATCCTTAACCAAAAGGTTAGCCTCAGCTATCGGGATGCTCCCATTACAGAAATAATACAAAATATACAGCGGGAATATGAGGTTCGCTTCTCTTACTTGAATAATGAAATACCGGAAGATATAAAGGTCACGATCAACTTGGAAAATCAACCTCTTTACCTGGCTCTGGACAAAATTTTTGAAGAGACCATGATCTCTTATCAGGTAGTCAGTGGACAGGTGATTCTGAAGAAAAACCTGCAGAAGGTCAAGAAAGAGAGTACGCCTGAGGAGGAAAAACAGGAGACTAAAGTAAGCTCTCAGGGAAGTGTACATAACAGGGCTACTCCTCCTGCGCCCGGCTATACTGCTGAAAACGAAGAAGCCGACAGTTTAGCAGAAGCAAATGACAACACCGCTTCTGTGTCTATCAGCAAACAACCGCAGGTAATAAGCACTATTCCTACTGAAAAGGTTAAGCCAAATCAGAAAGAAGCGCATGAAATTCCTGAAAAATCATTAGAAAATTCTGCAAACACACAAAATAATAGGCCTGATATTCCGACTAATAAGAAAAGAGAGAAAACAAATCTGGGCAGGAGATTTGAAAGAGTAGGCATAGGGCTCAGAAAGCTTTTCCAGAAAATGCCCGGCGAAGATGAAAACGATTATGAAAGAAAGAGCTTTCAGTTCGGCCTGATCTACCCACTAAGTACCAACGGAACACAGGCAGGGAAGTACGTAAATGAATTTTCTCTCAACTTGCTGGTAGGTTATGCTGCCGGGCTGGATGGAGTTGAGTTTTCCGGCTTTGGCAATATTGAAAATGACTTTGTAAGAGGGGCACAGTTTGCCGGCTTTTTCAATGTGGTGAAAAATGATGTGGATGGTGCGCAGTTTGCAGGTTTTGCCAACGTAAATGGAGGAAATATGAAAGGCGGGCAGTTTGCAGGTTTCATCAATACGGCAGCAGGAGAGGTGGAAGGTATACAGGCTTCCGGCTTTATGAATATGAGTACCGGCTACACCAAGGGCGCTCAACTGTCCGGGTTTATGAACGTTGTGACCGATAATGCACAGGCATTACAGGCTGCCGGTTTTGGTAACTTTACTTCGGGTGATATGAGCGGCGGGCAGCTTAGTGGCTTTATCAATTACAGCCATGACGCCAATGTTCAGTTGGCGGGCTTTATGAATGTCGCTTCGGGAGATGTAGAAGGGTTTCAAGGTTCGGGCTTTATTAATTTGGCCCGAAATGTAAAAGGAGCTCAGTTAGGTGTTTTTAATGTGGCTGATAGTGTGGATGGTATCCCTATCGGCTTTTTAAGCATAGTCAGAAAGAATGGATATCGCCGCCTGGAAGTATGGGGAAGTGAAACATTGCATGCTAATGTTGGCTTCAAAATAGGCGTAGAAAAATTTTATAACATCTTCGCTTTCGGCTCACAGTTTGCTGCTGAAAGCCTCAGATGGGGCTTTGGTTACGGTGTAGGCACTCAGCTCAACCTGTCTTCACGTGATCATCTCAATATAGATCTGATGAGCTTTCAGGTGGAGGAAGATGGAGACCGTGTCTTTGAAAATACAGAACTGAATCTGCTCAACACACTGAGAATTGCTTATAACCATCAGTTCTCTGAACATTTTGGGATTTTTGTGGCACCCACTTTCAACGTAATGGTATCGCAAAGAAGGAATGACATTGACGGAAGCATAGGTACAGACCTGGCTCCGTGGACTGTTTTTGACAGAACTTATAGTGGTACTAACCTACAGATGTGGCCTGGCTTTCACCTAGGACTAAGATTTTAG
- a CDS encoding zinc ribbon domain-containing protein — protein MESSTAQPKTVADKLDILLKLQNIDLELDDIKKIRGALPEEVSDLEDELAGYQTRLDKFENDVENMEQEIESNRAAIKKAEELIRKYEEQQMNVRNNREYDAITKEIELQNLEIQISEKRIKEGYAKIEAKKEEINTTKELIDHRTKDLETKRQELEKIIAESQEDEDKLAKERESVVNEILNIDEKLYHYYEKLRNSLSNGLAVVKVKRGAAEGCNIIIPPQRLVEIKEKRRIIFDEYSGRILADVEEVEEEEEPKGRRGRKK, from the coding sequence ATGGAAAGTTCAACAGCGCAACCCAAGACGGTAGCAGACAAGCTAGACATCCTTCTTAAATTACAAAACATAGACCTGGAACTGGACGATATCAAGAAGATCCGTGGTGCCTTGCCAGAAGAGGTCAGTGATCTGGAAGATGAGCTTGCCGGTTATCAGACACGCCTTGACAAGTTTGAGAATGATGTAGAGAATATGGAGCAGGAGATAGAGTCTAACCGGGCTGCTATCAAAAAAGCGGAAGAGCTCATCAGAAAATATGAAGAGCAGCAGATGAACGTCCGTAATAACCGTGAGTACGACGCCATCACTAAAGAAATAGAGCTTCAAAACCTGGAAATCCAGATTTCTGAAAAACGCATCAAAGAAGGCTACGCCAAAATTGAGGCTAAGAAAGAAGAGATCAATACTACTAAGGAGTTGATTGATCATCGTACCAAAGACCTTGAAACCAAACGTCAGGAACTGGAAAAGATCATCGCCGAAAGCCAGGAAGATGAGGATAAGCTTGCCAAAGAGAGAGAGTCAGTTGTGAACGAAATTCTTAATATTGACGAAAAGCTTTATCATTATTACGAAAAGCTAAGAAATAGTCTCTCCAATGGCCTGGCTGTGGTGAAAGTAAAAAGAGGAGCCGCAGAAGGTTGTAACATTATTATCCCTCCTCAACGTTTGGTAGAAATTAAAGAAAAAAGACGTATCATCTTTGACGAATACTCTGGCCGTATCCTTGCTGATGTTGAGGAAGTAGAGGAAGAAGAAGAGCCTAAAGGAAGAAGAGGCAGAAAAAAATAA
- a CDS encoding RNA polymerase sigma factor, with product MLIHQPTIALGLLSLYRRLGAYTASYSKFKPNPYYTSQDRQDNTFLIRLKEEDEEKFMEHIFRSFYAPLCKTVYNITHDTEATEDIVQDVFMKVWRRKDQLDLSQSVKSYLFRSSVNTALNYLEKNRRNTSMGESDVNNLRYSNNNTEDELRYQEVSLHIDHAVQALPPRCRTVFALSRYEEMSYAEIADQLSISVKAVEKHMGKALKMMRMHLQNFINHST from the coding sequence ATGTTAATCCATCAGCCAACCATTGCTTTAGGGCTTTTATCCCTTTACCGCCGATTAGGCGCATATACAGCTTCCTACAGTAAATTTAAACCTAATCCATACTACACTTCTCAGGACAGGCAGGATAATACTTTTCTGATCCGGCTCAAAGAAGAAGATGAAGAGAAGTTCATGGAGCATATTTTCCGTAGCTTTTATGCCCCCCTCTGCAAAACGGTCTATAACATCACCCACGATACCGAGGCGACAGAAGATATTGTGCAGGATGTGTTTATGAAAGTATGGCGCAGAAAAGATCAGTTGGATTTAAGTCAGTCTGTCAAATCTTACCTTTTCCGTTCCTCTGTCAATACCGCACTGAACTATCTGGAGAAAAATCGCAGAAATACCAGCATGGGTGAAAGTGACGTTAACAACCTACGCTACAGTAACAACAATACTGAAGATGAGCTCCGCTATCAGGAAGTAAGCCTGCACATAGACCATGCAGTACAAGCATTACCTCCCAGGTGCCGCACTGTGTTTGCCTTGAGTCGTTACGAGGAAATGAGCTATGCCGAAATTGCGGATCAGCTAAGCATATCGGTCAAGGCAGTAGAAAAACATATGGGCAAAGCGCTTAAGATGATGCGAATGCATTTACAAAACTTTATTAATCATTCTACATAA
- a CDS encoding Nif3-like dinuclear metal center hexameric protein, with product MSKIKEVIAHLESIAPRAYQESYDNAGLITGNRNDTIEGVMISLDATEAIVDEAIDKGCNLIIAHHPIVFRGLKSLTGRNYVERTVIKAIKNDIAIYAIHTNLDNVSQGVNKKICEKIGLQQTQTLLPKKQLLNKLTVFVPTEDSESLLNALSEAGAGHIGNYTNCSFQVEGTGTFQPNEQANPAIGERGKLEKVKEQRIEVIFPAPLTSQVLSAMRRAHPYEEVAYYLHALENENQEVGSGMIGKLPEAMPAEDYLDHLKQSMRLQCIRYTQAPARKIERVAVCGGAGSFLLPQAIHMQADAFVTADFKYHEFFDAEDHLMIADIGHYESEVYTKELIMELLSRKFVNFAVHLAKTNTNPIFYYK from the coding sequence ATGAGCAAGATTAAAGAAGTAATCGCCCACCTGGAAAGCATAGCACCGCGGGCGTATCAGGAAAGTTATGATAATGCCGGATTGATTACAGGCAACAGAAACGATACAATAGAGGGAGTCATGATCAGCCTGGATGCTACCGAAGCTATTGTAGATGAAGCCATAGATAAAGGCTGCAACCTGATCATAGCACACCACCCCATCGTATTTAGAGGCCTTAAGAGTCTTACCGGACGCAATTATGTAGAGCGGACTGTGATCAAAGCCATCAAAAATGATATTGCGATTTATGCTATCCATACCAATCTGGATAATGTGAGTCAGGGTGTGAATAAAAAAATATGTGAGAAAATTGGACTGCAACAAACTCAGACCCTGCTGCCTAAAAAACAATTACTGAATAAGCTTACTGTATTTGTGCCTACAGAAGACAGCGAAAGCCTGCTGAATGCTTTAAGTGAAGCAGGAGCCGGGCATATTGGGAACTATACCAATTGTAGCTTTCAGGTGGAGGGCACCGGTACTTTTCAACCTAATGAGCAGGCAAACCCTGCTATTGGAGAGCGGGGAAAGCTGGAAAAGGTAAAAGAACAACGTATAGAGGTAATATTTCCTGCACCACTGACTAGCCAGGTGCTTTCTGCCATGCGCCGGGCGCATCCTTATGAAGAAGTAGCCTACTATCTGCATGCGCTGGAAAACGAAAACCAGGAGGTGGGCTCAGGGATGATAGGTAAGTTGCCCGAAGCCATGCCAGCAGAGGATTATTTAGATCACCTAAAACAAAGTATGCGGCTTCAGTGTATCCGGTATACGCAGGCGCCCGCCCGTAAAATTGAGCGGGTAGCGGTATGTGGTGGTGCGGGTAGTTTTCTGCTTCCCCAGGCTATCCACATGCAAGCGGATGCTTTTGTGACCGCTGATTTTAAATATCATGAGTTTTTTGATGCCGAAGATCACCTCATGATTGCCGATATTGGCCATTATGAAAGCGAAGTTTACACAAAAGAGCTGATAATGGAATTATTGTCGCGGAAATTTGTTAATTTCGCAGTTCATTTGGCCAAGACCAATACAAACCCAATATTTTACTACAAGTAA